From one Trifolium pratense cultivar HEN17-A07 linkage group LG1, ARS_RC_1.1, whole genome shotgun sequence genomic stretch:
- the LOC123889078 gene encoding uncharacterized protein LOC123889078 yields MSQSSGFAQIKNKLVDAVKTRSKAKKEGTTVVVDAMPISSIPATTSKKKKSAKSSKKVSESSPSISIKSDSIKPKKKKPQSPVKRGLSMSDLYLNKDFSETANVESHDVGSGKNANVESSVKSVSEKVNQENPSVEENPSSVETLGKTQNIAENVGMSNNPSVPENMTVPLNVITDASEKSQEKAVVTNAPTGVEPSSIPTDAEQDVEASKGGSSPHANTATGSLGSGSNTEASTEEEVNKESTPEDVADSEPENEAGEDSEKTTNEEQDIVDVDEVSSEEDLPPPPTQKGIGRRLRSRTTTPAPAVTTTPVVTKKAKDTTLKPVKYGPKKGWSKPIPPPEKNKGVLKRKSAPSSDSELEAEKDDSSIKPPAKKAMSAKKAMPQFVAPDIEDFPCKDILECEEIVSLINDAGLIKTVWGLGSCYEKLVREFVVNIPIGCDNPLDKEFQKVFVRGKCVTFSPSVINRFLGNSDEPHPDIDVSDNVVCRTVTADKVKTWPRKKKVPAVKLTQKYAILNRIASVNWVPTTHASDIATNLGKLIYMIGTGTKFNIGLYIFNQVVQHAKTSVTKQPIAFPTLICDIILSQHPNIRHEDESAKKRATPLAIHQKLYSKQHAPDIVGPSNAAADTPMTRKEMIVMLEANCKELDEKKLQFERMIHALRVEEAAAQAADAGDDGSSGEEEADSDAEGEESDSSPSASV; encoded by the exons ATGTCTCAATCCTCCGGTTTCGCTCAGATCAAAAACAAACTTGTTGATGCTGTGAAAACAAGATCAAAAGCTAAGAAGGAAGGAACAACTGTTGTGGTCGATGCGATGCCTATATCAAGTATTCCTGCAACTActtctaagaagaagaaatctgcaAAATCGTCTAAGAAAGTAAGTGAATCGTCTCCCTCAATCTCTATTAAGTCTGATTCTATTAAGcctaagaagaagaaaccccAATCTCCTGTAAAAAGGGGTTTAAGCATGTCTGATCTGTACTTAAATAAGGATTTTTCTGAAACTGCGAATGTGGAATCGCATGATGTTGGCTCCGGCAAAAATGCGAATGTTGAATCGTCTGTTAAGTCTGTGTCTGAAAAGGTGAATCAAGAAAACCCTTCTGTAGAGGAAAACCCTAGTTCTGTTGAAACCCTaggaaaaacccaaaatattgCTGAGAATGTTGGTATGAGCAATAATCCGAGTGTTCCTGAGAATATGACAGTTCCCCTGAATGTCATAACTGATGCTTCTGAAAAATCTCAAGAAAAGGCTGTTGTAACCAATGCTCCAACCGGTGTTGAACCATCCTCTATACCAACTGATGCTGAGCAGGATGTTGAAGCATCCAAAGGAGGATCTAGCCCACATGCTAACACTGCCACTGGGTCGTTGGGCAGTGGATCTAATACTGAAGCTTCCACTGAAGAGGAAGTAAACAAAGAAAGTACCCCTGAAGATGTGGCTGATTCTGAGCCAGAAAATGAAGCTGGTGAAGATTCTGAGAAAACCACCAATGAAGAGCAGGAcatagtagatgttgatgaagtCTCCTCTGAAGAAGATCTGCCACCTCCACCTACTCAGAAAGGAATTGGGAGAAGACTGAGAAGCAGGACCACTACACCTGCACCTGCTGTTACTACTACCCCTGTTGTCACCAAGAAAGCAAAGGACACCACTCTGAAGCCTGTCAAGTATGGTCCTAAGAAAGGATGGAGCAAGCCTATACCTCCTCCTGAAAAGAATAAGGGTGTGCTGAAAAGGAAGAGTGCACCATCAAGTGACTCTGAACTTGAAGCTGAAAAGGATGACTCAAGCATCAAGCCTCCTGCTAAGAAGGCTATGTCTGCTAAGAAGGCCATGCCTCAATTTGTTGCTCCTGACATTGAAGACTTTCCTT GCAAAGATATTCTGGAATGTGAAGAGATTGTAAGTTTGATCAATGATGCTGGATTGATCAAAACTGTGTGGGGCTTAGGCTCCTGCTATGAAAAGCTGGTTAGGGAGTTTGTTGTCAACATTCCTATAGGTTGTGACAATCCCTTGGATAAGGAGTTTCAGAAAGTCTTTGTTCGAGGAAAATGTGTTACTTTCTCCCCAAGTGTGATAAACAGGTTTCTGGGTAACTCTGATGAGCCACACCCTGATATAGATGTGTCTGACAATGTGGTCTGCAGAACCGTCACAGCTGATAAAGTGAAAACCTGGCCCAGGAAGAAGAAGGTACCAGCTGTCAAGCTAACTCAAAAGTATGCCATCTTGAATCGCATTGCTTCTGTCAACTGGGTCCCTACTACACATGCATCCGACATtgcaacaaatctgggtaagctcatttatatgattggtACTGGTACTAAGTTTAATATTggtctatatattttcaatcaagttgtgCAGCATGCCAAGACCTCTGTCACCAAGCAACCCATTGCATTTCCAACCCTAATCTGTGACATCATCTTGTCCCAACATCCAAATATAAGGCATGAGGATGAGTCTGCTAAGAAAAGGGCAACTCCTCTGGCCATTCATCAGAAGCTGTATAGTAAACAGCATGCGCCAGATATTGTTGGACCATCAAATGCTGCTGCTGACACTCCTATGACAAGGAAGGAGATGATTGTTATGCTGGAAGCAAACTGTAAAGAGCTAGATGAAAAGAAGCTgcagtttgaaaggatgatacATGCTCTCAGGGTTGAAGAGGCTGCAGCTCAAGCAGCTGATGCAGGTGATGATGGTTCTAGTGGTGAAGAAGAAGCCGACTCAGAtgctgaaggagaagaaagtgaTTCATCTCCAAGTGCTTCTGTGTAA
- the LOC123889081 gene encoding uncharacterized protein LOC123889081, translating into MGLGVTSAVQQNQFSGNPADDPNLHLSIFLQYADTIKANGVSPEAIRLRLFPFSLRDKARAWLQSLPSNSVATWDELKKVFLARYFPPSKTAMLRAQINGFRQRDNESLFEAWERYKEMIRICPHHGLENWLIIHTFYNGLLYNTRMTIDAAAGGALMDKPYNQAYQLIESMAQNHYQWGNERTSVEKPQTKGGMYEVNELDLVKAKLEALTQKMESMTTTPAATMAATISNCELCGIQGHKIVECQLLTEVPPDQVNYTQGNPYNQGPRNHPYLSYESNNALYAPGQAPTPSPPGFQKLAFNAPRKSNLELLVENFIATQTQTNLQTSEQIKQITSKLDVLTTHTRMLETQIAQVAQKQASTAAPAGIFPGQPEPNPRGHVNAIILRSGNRYEGPADPRTNTPTIHQDSDEVTKGESEQNIKDKENSGEEIIEKKKPYIPPPPYQPPIPYPQRFEKSKSEGKFRKFVELLKKLNITIPFTEAITQMPSYAKFLKEILTKKKKIEDEEIVMLTAECSAILQNDMPPKLKDPGSFSIPCVIGNYVIDRALCDLGASISLMPMTICEKLNLGELRPTKMSIQFADRSVKYPLGILENVPVRVGQFYIPTDFIVMDIREDSNTPIILGRPFLATAGAVIDVKEGKLTFVVGEEKVEFILTQAPAIDDSCYMVDVIQECRKESEKDQTKHSEILKTSTPPTHKNGDDDLAKCLEITQVPKPSHVKPTLKLKTPSRLQKGTPVAPNKLKGPVSKKIPPDILKDHPENNIAQNKIPPGVSKKKKEKKKRRPMKWSDIFKWRPKNIEHNLKDVSLEEEPC; encoded by the coding sequence atgggtttgggtgttacatcgGCCGtacaacaaaaccaattctccGGAAATCCCGCGGACGACCCTAATCTACATTTGTCCATATTCTTGCAATATGCCGATACTATCAAAGCTAATGGTGTCAGTCCCGAAGCTATAAGACTTCGTTTATTCCCATTCTCATTAAGGGATAAAGCTAGAGCTTGGCTCCAGTCCCTTCCATCCAACTCAGTCGCAACATGGGATGAGTTGAAGAAAGTCTTTTTAGCAAGATATTTCCCGCCTAGCAAAACTGCTATGCTAAGAGCCCAAATCAATGGATTTAGACAAAGAGACAACGAATCTCTCTTCGAAGCATGGGAAAGATATAAAGAAATGATTAGGATATGTCCTCATCATGGGCTCGAAAATTGGCTAATTATCCACACCTTTTACAATGGTCTCTTGTATAATACAAGAATGACAATAGACGCCGCAGCTGGTGGCGCACTTATGGATAAACCATACAACCAAGCCTATCAGCTTATCGAGAGCATGGCTCAGAACCATTATCAGTGGGGAAACGAGAGAACATCCGTAGAGAAACCTCAAACGAAAGGCGGTATGTACGAAGTAAACGAGCTTGACCTTGTTAAAGCCAAACTTGAAGCTCTAACTCAAAAGATGGAGAGTATGACCACAACACCTGCAGCCACCATGGCTGCAACAATTTCAAATTGCGAACTATGTGGAATTCAAGGGCACAAAATCGTTGAATGTCAACTCTTAACGGAAGTTCCCCCAGACCAAGTAAACTACACTCAAGGAAACCCTTACAATCAAGGTCCGAGGAACCATCCATACCTTTCGTACGAAAGTAACAATGCTCTATATGCACCTGGCCAAGCACCTACTCCTTCACCACCAGGATTCCAAAAACTTGCTTTCAATGCTCCTAGGAAGTCTAATCTTGAACTATTAGTAGAAAACTTCATAGCTACCCAGACTCAAACCAACCTTCAAACTAGTGagcaaattaaacaaataacaAGCAAGTTAGATGTCTTGACCACTCACACTAGGATGCTAGAAACTCAAATAGCACAAGTAGCACAAAAACAAGCATCAACTGCTGCTCCCGCAGGCATTTTTCCAGGCCAACCTGAGCCAAACCCAAGGGGACATGTTAATGCTATTATATTAAGAAGTGGGAACCGATACGAAGGACCAGCCGACCCTAGAACCAATACTCCAACCATACACCAAGACTCAGATGAGGTAACCAAGGGAGAGAGTGAACAAAAcataaaagataaagaaaataGTGGGGAGGAAATCATAGAAAAGAAGAAACCTTATATACCCCCACCACCATATCAACCACCCATCCCGTATCCTCAAAGATTTGAGAAATCCAAAAGCGAGGGAAAGTTCAGGAAATTTGTAGaacttctaaaaaaattgaacatcacAATACCTTTTACGGAAGCCATTACCCAAATGCCCTCATACGCTAAGTTTCTCAAAGAAATTttaactaaaaagaaaaagatcgaGGATGAGGAAATCGTTATGCTTACTGCCGAGTGTAGCGCCATACTCCAAAATGATATGCCTCCTAAGCTAAAAGACCCAGGAAGTTTTTCCATACCCTGTGTAATTGGAAATTATGTAATAGATAGGGCCCTATGCGATTTAGGAGCCAGTATCAGCTTAATGCCTATGACCATATGCGAAAAACTTAATTTAGGAGAATTGAGACCAACTAAAATGTCAATACAATTCGCTGACCGTTCTGTCAAATACCCCTTAGGTATACTAGAAAACGTGCCAGTACGTGTAGGTCAATTCTATATCCCTACCGATTTTATAGTCATGGACATAAGGGAAGATTCCAATACACCTATCattttaggaaggccattctTAGCAACTGCCGGAGCCGTAATAGACGTAAAGGAAGGAAAGCTAACGTTTGTAGTAGGTGAAGAAAAAGTCGAATTTATTTTAACGCAAGCACCAGCTATAGACGATAGTTGTTACATGGTAGACGTCATCCAAGAATGTAGAAAAGAAAGTGAGAAGGATCAAACTAAACattctgaaattttaaaaacttcCACTCCTCCAACTCATAAAAATGGTGATGACGACCTAGCTAAATGTTTAGAGATTACACAAGTTCCTAAACCTAGCCATGTTAAACCAACTTTAAAACTAAAAACTCCATCAAGACTCCAAAAAGGAACCCCTGTGGCTCCGAATAAATTAAAAGGCCCCGTTTCTAAGAAAATACCTCCCGACATATTAAAAGACCACCCAGAAAATAACATCGCTCAAAATAAAATACCCCCGGGTGTctctaagaaaaagaaagaaaaaaagaagagaagaccTATGAAATGGTCTGACATTTTCAAATGGAGACCCAAGAATATTGAGCATAATTTAAAAGATGTGAGTCTAGAGGAGGAACCATGTTGA
- the LOC123887282 gene encoding uncharacterized protein LOC123887282, giving the protein MYPKWPKVPLAKKDLIYDNNIKAKFVVSDTNKFHKKWIYTSLGKRWRERRCFLFNKYYDWALTVEQNIEQFPPEVTKDHWAMYLNYRLSPDTMAKADKNALNRQKQRIPHTLGTRSLARTRDIMEQRDGRSYSRGDMYEISHTKRNGSYVNDEARQKNEELQKERQTSSDNEAFVTVFGKEHHGYVRGMGLGPTPSQNNGSSSRPSVSTSSSTADAKIAKMQSEIDVLTKEVAEVNELKAKVAEFDAMKEQFALIMANMQNQGYNIGSSFEVRRSSESSHNVEGNQATPDDST; this is encoded by the exons ATGTATCCAAAATGGCCCAAAGTTCCGTTGGCAAAGAAAGACTTAATTTATGATAACAACATAAAG GCTAAATTTGTTGTAAGTGATACAAACAAGTTTCATAAGAAGTGGATTTATACAAGCTTGGGAAAGAGGTGGAGGGAACGTCGGTGCTTTCTATTCAATAAGTATTATGATTGGGCTCTTACTGTTGAACAAAACATAGAGCAATTTCCACCTGAAGTTACAAAAGATCATTGGGCCATGTATTTGAATTATAGATTGTCTCCGGATACTATG GCGAAAGCAGACAAAAATGCTCTAAATCGCCAAAAGCAACGTATTCCCCATACGTTAGGCACAAGGTCACTAGCAAGAACACGAGATATTATG GAACAAAGAGATGGACGGTCTTACAGTAGAGGAGACATGTATGAAATCTCTCACACGAAGAGGAACGGATCATATGTTAATGATGAGGCTCGacaaaaaaat GAAGAGTTACAAAAAGAAAGGCAGACATCATCTGATAATGAGGCTTTTGTGACCGTGTTTGGAAAAGAGCATCATGGTTATGTTCGAGGAATGGGACTTGGTCCAACACCATCTCAAAATAATGGTTCTAGTTCTCGTCCTTCAGTATCAACTTCTTCATCGACTGCTGATGCCAAAATAGCTAAGATGCAAAGCGAAATTGATGTGCTAACTAAAGAAGTTGCTGAAGTTAATGAGCTTAAAGCTAAAGTTGCTGAATTTGATGCAATGAAGGAACAATTTGCTCTTATTATGGCTAATATGCAAAACCAG gGGTATAACATAGGATCGTCGTTTGAAGTACGACGCTCTTCTGAGTCTAGTCATAATGTTGAGGGTAATCAAGCAACTCCAGACGATTCAACTtag